The Metabacillus sediminilitoris genome window below encodes:
- a CDS encoding cell wall hydrolase: MLKVMSFVFFLCFMFFIPNSTFAQEILHNGSQGQEVYELQEKLEKMGYFNSQPTGYYGSITDDAVKKLQLDSGLLPDGVFGFQTQAKLNNIDMMARVVHGEARGETYEGKVAVAAVILNRMSTPGFPKNIYQVIFQTNAFTAVHDGQYDLTPNSYAYQAVIDALKGWDPTYGSVYYYNPLLATDEWIFTRDTVIRIGNHLFAK; encoded by the coding sequence TTGTTAAAGGTAATGTCGTTTGTTTTTTTTCTTTGTTTCATGTTTTTTATACCAAATTCAACCTTTGCTCAAGAAATTTTACACAATGGAAGTCAAGGACAAGAAGTTTATGAGTTACAAGAAAAATTAGAGAAAATGGGTTACTTTAACAGTCAACCAACAGGGTATTATGGTTCAATTACTGATGATGCTGTGAAAAAACTTCAACTAGATTCTGGACTGTTACCGGATGGAGTATTTGGATTCCAAACTCAGGCAAAATTAAATAATATTGACATGATGGCTAGGGTTGTACATGGAGAAGCTCGTGGAGAAACGTATGAAGGAAAAGTAGCTGTTGCTGCAGTCATTTTAAACCGAATGTCAACGCCAGGTTTTCCTAAAAATATTTATCAGGTTATTTTCCAAACAAATGCTTTTACAGCTGTACATGATGGTCAATATGATTTGACCCCAAATAGCTATGCTTATCAAGCTGTTATTGATGCATTAAAAGGTTGGGATCCTACTTATGGTTCTGTTTATTACTATAATCCGCTCCTGGCAACAGATGAATGGATTTTTACTAGGGATACAGTCATTAGAATAGGTAACCACTTATTTGCAAAGTAA
- the fbp gene encoding fructose-1,6-bisphosphatase, with translation MNTKYLDLLAQKYDSEEKVVTEIINLEAILNLPKGTEHFVSDLHGEYQAFQHVLRNGSGKVKEKIKDLFEEVLSEQEINEFAALVYYPEEKIQLIKNSFDNEKELNGWYTEMIERMIKLISYASSKYTRSKLRKALPDQFVYIIEELLYKTEDFQNREPYYSSIVQQIISLGQADKLIIGLAYTTQRLVVDHLHVVGDIYDRGPEPDKIMEALINYHSVDIQWGNHDVLWIGAFAGSKVCLANIIRICARYNNLDIIEDVYGINLRPLLNLAERYYEDNPVFRPKSQGDENLSKEEQLQITKIHQAIAMIQFKLESPIIKRRPTFDMSERLLLEKVDYDKNEITLHGNTYPLENTCFATVNTLQPDQLLEEEEQVLDKLLFSVQHSEKLARHMNFLMKKGSLYLKYNGNLLIHGCIPLDELGNMEKMEIESKTYAGRELLDIFEHYLRHAFAHPEETDDLATDMVWYLWTGQYSSLFGKREMTTFERYFIKDKATHKERKNPYYHLREEEETCSKILAEFDLDPDQGHIINGHTPVKEINGENPIKANGKMIVIDGGFSKAYQSTTGIAGYTLLYNSYGMQLVAHKHFQSKEDVLLNGTDVLSVKRLVDKELERKKVLETNVGEELLQEVSILNRLMEYRYVK, from the coding sequence TTGAACACGAAATACTTAGATTTACTGGCTCAAAAATATGATAGTGAAGAAAAAGTAGTCACTGAGATTATTAATCTTGAAGCCATTCTTAATCTGCCAAAGGGGACAGAGCATTTTGTCAGTGATTTACACGGGGAGTATCAAGCCTTTCAGCATGTGTTAAGAAATGGCTCTGGGAAGGTAAAAGAGAAAATAAAAGACCTTTTCGAAGAGGTTTTATCTGAACAAGAAATAAATGAATTTGCTGCATTAGTATATTATCCTGAAGAAAAAATCCAGTTAATTAAAAATAGCTTTGATAATGAAAAAGAATTAAACGGATGGTACACAGAAATGATTGAGCGTATGATTAAGCTCATTTCTTATGCCTCCTCCAAATATACACGCTCGAAATTACGGAAAGCATTGCCTGATCAGTTTGTTTATATTATAGAAGAGTTACTTTACAAAACGGAAGATTTCCAAAATAGGGAACCTTATTATTCAAGTATTGTCCAGCAAATTATTTCCCTCGGTCAGGCTGATAAACTCATTATAGGCCTTGCTTATACGACTCAGAGATTGGTTGTGGATCATCTTCATGTCGTAGGGGATATTTATGATCGCGGACCCGAACCTGATAAAATAATGGAAGCGCTCATTAATTATCATTCCGTTGATATTCAGTGGGGAAATCATGATGTCCTTTGGATAGGCGCGTTTGCCGGTTCAAAGGTTTGTCTTGCCAATATTATTCGGATCTGTGCCAGATACAACAACTTGGACATTATTGAAGATGTGTATGGAATCAATCTTAGACCGCTTCTTAATCTTGCGGAGAGATATTATGAGGACAATCCAGTCTTTCGACCAAAGTCCCAAGGGGATGAAAACCTATCTAAGGAAGAGCAATTACAAATAACGAAAATTCATCAAGCCATTGCAATGATTCAATTCAAGCTTGAAAGCCCGATTATAAAGAGACGCCCGACCTTTGATATGTCAGAAAGGCTGCTGCTTGAGAAGGTTGATTATGACAAAAACGAAATCACGCTTCATGGGAATACGTATCCGCTGGAAAATACATGCTTTGCGACGGTTAATACACTTCAGCCTGATCAATTATTAGAGGAAGAAGAACAAGTGCTGGACAAGCTGTTATTTTCTGTCCAGCATTCGGAAAAGCTCGCCAGACATATGAATTTTCTAATGAAAAAAGGCAGTCTATATTTGAAATATAACGGAAACTTATTAATACATGGCTGTATTCCTTTAGATGAACTAGGCAATATGGAAAAAATGGAGATTGAAAGTAAAACGTATGCAGGCCGTGAGTTACTTGATATTTTTGAACACTATTTACGACATGCTTTTGCACATCCTGAAGAAACGGACGATCTAGCAACAGATATGGTTTGGTATTTATGGACAGGACAATATTCATCACTTTTTGGGAAAAGAGAAATGACAACCTTTGAAAGGTATTTCATCAAGGATAAAGCAACCCATAAAGAAAGAAAGAACCCATACTACCATTTACGTGAAGAGGAGGAAACGTGCAGCAAAATCCTCGCAGAATTTGACCTGGACCCTGACCAGGGCCATATCATAAACGGCCATACACCAGTAAAAGAAATTAACGGAGAAAATCCAATCAAAGCAAATGGAAAAATGATTGTCATCGATGGAGGCTTCTCAAAGGCATATCAATCCACAACAGGCATTGCTGGATACACGTTATTATACAATTCCTACGGCATGCAGCTTGTTGCCCATAAACATTTTCAATCAAAAGAAGATGTTCTCCTCAATGGAACAGATGTCTTATCTGTAAAAAGATTGGTGGATAAAGAGCTGGAGCGAAAAAAGGTTTTAGAAACAAATGTAGGAGAGGAATTACTGCAGGAAGTCTCGATTTTAAATCGTTTGATGGAATATCGGTATGTGAAGTGA
- a CDS encoding putative holin-like toxin — MTVFQTFMLMIAFASLVLSLISFRDKK; from the coding sequence ATGACAGTATTTCAAACGTTCATGCTAATGATCGCATTTGCTAGTTTGGTGTTGTCCCTCATATCTTTTAGAGACAAAAAATAA
- a CDS encoding IclR family transcriptional regulator, which translates to MQSKNKTVVRSMDILNLFLTHSKLSFNEMVLFSGIPKTSVYRMVISLEEMGFLDKDKDGKYSLGLLFLQFGHLVAERLDIRQIALPIMQKLHHEVGEAVNLIVQDGKEAIYIEKLDTKQPVRLYTAIGRRSPLYAGACSRVILAFLPHDEREQYLEQIELKPIASGTITDKERLRLLLEETQRSGYTVSHSELENYSSAIAAPIFNYNGQVIAGISIAGLDVNYQQEALPQLVEKVKHAAFEISQNFGYIQN; encoded by the coding sequence ATGCAAAGCAAAAATAAGACGGTCGTAAGGTCAATGGATATCCTTAATCTTTTCTTAACACATTCAAAGTTGAGCTTTAATGAAATGGTGCTTTTTTCAGGTATCCCCAAAACATCCGTTTATCGAATGGTTATTTCGCTAGAGGAAATGGGTTTTCTTGATAAAGATAAAGATGGAAAGTATTCGCTTGGATTATTATTTCTTCAATTTGGACACTTAGTAGCGGAAAGACTTGATATCCGGCAAATTGCTTTGCCAATTATGCAAAAGCTTCATCATGAGGTTGGAGAAGCGGTTAATCTTATTGTTCAGGATGGTAAAGAAGCCATTTATATTGAAAAACTAGATACAAAACAGCCTGTAAGACTTTACACGGCAATAGGGCGAAGATCGCCGCTTTATGCCGGAGCATGTTCTCGGGTGATTCTTGCTTTTTTGCCGCATGATGAGAGGGAGCAATATTTAGAACAAATTGAATTAAAGCCAATTGCGTCTGGTACGATTACAGATAAGGAGAGACTACGCCTTCTTCTTGAAGAAACACAAAGATCAGGATATACCGTCAGTCACTCAGAACTTGAAAATTATTCTTCTGCAATTGCTGCACCTATTTTTAATTATAATGGTCAAGTTATAGCGGGTATTAGTATTGCAGGACTTGATGTGAATTACCAGCAAGAGGCACTGCCCCAATTGGTTGAAAAGGTTAAACATGCAGCATTCGAAATTTCGCAGAATTTTGGATATATCCAAAATTGA
- a CDS encoding MerR family transcriptional regulator — MDKKNGKYLTTGEFAKLCKVNKQTLFYYDQIGLLSPVLKNEKGYRYYSIRQIELFFVIDLLKYLGMSLNDIQQYTQNRSPENFLALMYQKKVEIVKKRQEIEMKEKIIETKIALMEEASHLDLHQVTVEQLPEATLYLSRNIENITDEEFVEVVSDFINELNVLQLDTGYPIGVITKREHVLKGEFTNYSYLYIEQPNPKKGYPYFKSVKGDFLSGYHIGDEKTIQKTYKRLFSEMDRLNLALGDYVFEEYIYDTVVMNHKEHYVTKIMIQVDQIES, encoded by the coding sequence ATGGATAAAAAAAATGGAAAATATTTAACTACAGGGGAATTCGCGAAGCTTTGTAAAGTCAACAAACAGACACTCTTTTACTACGATCAAATTGGGCTTTTGTCTCCTGTATTGAAAAATGAAAAAGGTTACCGATATTATTCAATTCGCCAGATAGAGCTATTCTTTGTTATTGATTTATTAAAATATCTTGGTATGTCGCTAAACGATATTCAACAATATACGCAAAATAGATCTCCTGAAAATTTTTTGGCTTTAATGTATCAAAAAAAAGTTGAGATTGTGAAAAAACGTCAGGAGATTGAAATGAAGGAAAAAATTATCGAGACAAAAATAGCATTAATGGAAGAAGCGTCACACCTTGATTTACATCAAGTTACGGTTGAACAATTACCAGAAGCAACACTTTATTTAAGTAGAAATATTGAAAATATAACCGATGAAGAATTTGTAGAGGTCGTTTCAGATTTTATTAATGAATTAAATGTATTACAACTTGATACAGGATATCCAATAGGTGTTATAACGAAACGGGAGCATGTATTAAAGGGAGAATTTACTAATTATAGCTATTTATATATTGAGCAACCAAATCCAAAGAAAGGATATCCTTATTTTAAAAGTGTTAAGGGTGATTTTCTCAGTGGTTATCATATAGGGGATGAGAAAACAATACAAAAAACATATAAGCGACTTTTTTCAGAGATGGATCGTTTAAATTTAGCCTTAGGTGATTATGTTTTTGAAGAGTATATTTATGATACAGTTGTCATGAATCATAAGGAACATTACGTCACCAAAATTATGATACAAGTCGATCAAATAGAGAGTTAA
- the norA gene encoding multidrug efflux MFS transporter NorA, whose protein sequence is MKTHKVTLGLLLMNLFIAFLGIGLVIPVLPTLMNELGITGTTVGYLTAAFAIAQLIVSPFAGKAVDKWGRKIMIVIGLFIFGISEFLFGIGREIEMLFISRILGGISAAFIMPAVTAFIADITNLDTRPKALGYMSAAISTGFIIGPGIGGFLAGFGTRIPFFFAGALGTIAAILSIILLSEPNRKEEINEQGSDGKIGFKRIIAPKYFLAFILIFIASFGLAAFESFFSLFVDHKFQFKPFDIAIVITGGAIFGAVSQVLLFDRLTRIWGEIKLIRYSLIVSALLVFLMTVVHSYFSILLVTFIVFVGFDLFRPAVTSYLSSIAGNEQGFVGGMNSMFTSLANISGPILGGILFDIDINYPYYFATVILSLGIVITLFWKKQANDSSNEVKASVANSSN, encoded by the coding sequence ATGAAGACTCATAAAGTCACCTTAGGATTATTATTAATGAATTTATTTATAGCCTTTTTGGGAATTGGTCTTGTAATACCCGTCTTACCTACGCTGATGAATGAATTAGGCATTACTGGAACAACAGTTGGTTATTTAACAGCGGCGTTTGCAATTGCTCAATTGATTGTTTCACCATTTGCAGGGAAAGCGGTAGATAAATGGGGTAGAAAAATTATGATTGTAATTGGCTTATTTATTTTCGGCATCTCAGAATTTTTATTTGGGATCGGCAGAGAAATCGAAATGCTATTTATTTCTCGTATTTTAGGTGGAATTAGTGCTGCGTTCATTATGCCTGCTGTGACAGCTTTTATTGCTGATATAACAAATTTGGATACTCGCCCGAAAGCACTGGGTTATATGTCAGCTGCCATTAGTACAGGATTTATTATTGGTCCAGGTATTGGTGGATTCTTAGCGGGATTTGGAACACGTATACCATTCTTCTTTGCAGGAGCACTTGGTACAATTGCGGCTATACTTTCTATTATTTTATTATCTGAGCCGAATCGTAAAGAAGAAATTAATGAACAAGGCTCAGATGGTAAGATTGGCTTCAAACGTATTATTGCTCCAAAATATTTCCTTGCGTTTATTTTAATTTTTATTGCCTCATTTGGTTTAGCTGCTTTTGAATCGTTCTTTAGTCTATTTGTGGACCATAAATTTCAATTTAAACCATTCGATATAGCCATTGTTATCACAGGTGGTGCAATTTTTGGTGCAGTTTCACAAGTTCTATTATTTGATAGGCTTACTCGAATTTGGGGTGAAATTAAACTGATTCGATATAGCCTAATAGTATCAGCCTTACTTGTCTTTTTAATGACTGTTGTTCATTCATATTTCTCTATTTTACTTGTTACATTTATTGTTTTTGTAGGATTCGATTTATTCCGACCAGCAGTTACTTCATACCTTTCAAGTATCGCCGGGAACGAACAAGGTTTCGTTGGTGGAATGAACTCTATGTTTACAAGTTTAGCGAACATTAGTGGACCAATTCTAGGGGGGATATTATTTGATATAGATATTAACTACCCTTACTACTTTGCGACTGTGATACTATCTCTGGGAATAGTTATTACATTGTTCTGGAAGAAGCAAGCAAATGATTCTTCAAACGAAGTAAAGGCTAGTGTAGCTAATTCATCAAATTGA
- a CDS encoding GNAT family N-acetyltransferase yields MIIREIKKEDNARVKKIIQDSLKSLGLAIPGTAYFDPQLNDLHQYYNNLKHANYWVVEMDGEVVGGIGIAPFNEHDKVCELQKLYLNTKTQGLGLGKKLMETALSFASKHYAKCYLETKHELKNACILYEKFGFTLLHEPLSGSDHSAMDAWYLKDLN; encoded by the coding sequence ATGATTATTCGCGAAATTAAAAAAGAAGACAATGCAAGAGTAAAAAAAATAATACAAGATTCATTAAAATCCCTAGGATTAGCGATTCCTGGAACAGCTTATTTTGATCCTCAACTTAACGACCTTCACCAATATTATAATAATTTAAAACATGCGAATTATTGGGTAGTAGAAATGGACGGAGAAGTTGTTGGCGGAATTGGTATAGCACCGTTTAACGAACATGATAAAGTTTGCGAATTGCAAAAGCTATACTTAAATACAAAAACACAAGGTTTAGGATTAGGTAAGAAGCTAATGGAAACAGCTTTGTCATTTGCCTCTAAACATTATGCAAAGTGCTACTTAGAAACAAAGCATGAATTAAAAAATGCATGTATATTATATGAAAAATTTGGTTTTACACTTTTACATGAACCACTATCAGGTTCTGACCATTCTGCTATGGATGCGTGGTATTTAAAAGATTTGAATTAA
- a CDS encoding STAS domain-containing protein → MTLVFNVSNHLKANAKSLAEEIVDGVLHSIKLEIPQWEKEQAIEMYIAFINFLGDSLFVEEEGVPRTLIEWSKKNAARQVSPEGKISEIIVRYPPTRDVFTDIITNISIEFGLSLKDHSFIIKRINNMLDISLNETVFAFERLSDEYKVETQRELAELSAPIVLIKEGIAVLPLIGIIDSYRANYIMEKVVPKVAELRINYVIADFSGILKIDTDIAHHLHQIGQMFNLLGLQTLTTGLRPELAKTVVKSGINMSEFTTFANVKQALESIK, encoded by the coding sequence ATGACCTTGGTTTTTAATGTTTCAAACCACTTAAAAGCTAATGCAAAATCTCTAGCTGAAGAAATCGTTGACGGTGTTCTGCATAGTATAAAATTAGAAATTCCTCAGTGGGAAAAAGAACAAGCAATAGAAATGTATATTGCATTTATTAATTTTTTAGGTGATTCTCTTTTTGTCGAGGAAGAGGGAGTACCACGAACACTCATTGAATGGAGTAAGAAGAACGCAGCTAGACAGGTATCTCCAGAAGGGAAAATTTCAGAGATCATTGTTCGTTATCCACCAACAAGGGACGTTTTTACTGACATAATTACGAATATTAGCATTGAGTTTGGGCTTTCATTAAAAGATCATTCTTTCATTATTAAGCGGATAAACAATATGTTGGACATTAGCCTCAATGAAACTGTTTTTGCTTTCGAACGCCTATCCGACGAATATAAAGTGGAGACGCAAAGAGAACTAGCTGAGCTTTCAGCACCTATTGTATTAATTAAAGAAGGTATTGCGGTTCTCCCCTTGATTGGCATTATCGATTCATATAGGGCGAATTACATAATGGAAAAAGTCGTTCCAAAAGTTGCTGAACTACGGATAAACTATGTGATTGCCGACTTCTCAGGTATATTGAAAATTGATACAGATATAGCACATCATCTTCATCAAATAGGACAAATGTTCAATTTGTTAGGATTACAAACCCTAACAACAGGTCTACGCCCTGAATTAGCAAAAACCGTTGTCAAAAGCGGAATTAATATGTCCGAATTTACTACTTTTGCAAACGTTAAGCAAGCATTAGAAAGCATTAAATAA
- a CDS encoding DUF2750 domain-containing protein — protein sequence MPFYPKKEFAEFFAKNEWLGCKAKSIDLEYFIDKWLTRIENDRIKTINIYN from the coding sequence ATTCCCTTTTATCCTAAAAAAGAATTCGCAGAATTCTTTGCTAAAAATGAATGGTTAGGATGTAAGGCTAAATCGATTGACTTGGAATATTTTATTGATAAGTGGCTTACTAGAATAGAAAACGATAGAATAAAAACCATCAATATTTACAACTGA